The Callospermophilus lateralis isolate mCalLat2 chromosome 3, mCalLat2.hap1, whole genome shotgun sequence genome has a segment encoding these proteins:
- the Nol4l gene encoding nucleolar protein 4-like isoform X5, translated as MNDSTWMSADPHLASSLSPSQDERMRSPQNLHGQEDDDSSSESGSGNGSSTLNPSASSSTQGDPAFPEMNGNGAAAPMDFTATTEDQPINLCDKLPPGTAIGTPSYPSDGCGADGLRSRVKYGVKATPESPPYSSGSYDSIKTEVSGCPEDLTVGRAPTADDDDDDHDDHEDNDKMNDSEGMDPERLKAFNMFVRLFVDENLDRMVPISKQPKEKIQAIIESCSRQFPEFQERARKRIRTYLKSCRRMKKNGMEMTRPTPPHLTSAMAENILAAACESETRKAAKRMRLEIYQSSQDEPIALDKQHSRDSAAITHSTYSLPASSYSQDPVYVNGSLNYSYRGYGALSSNLQPPASLQTGNHSNGPTDLSMKGGASTTSTTPTPTPSSNSTSRTMPTAQLSPTEISAVRQLIAGYRESAAFLLRSADELENLILQQN; from the exons ACGACTCTTCCTCCGAGAGCGGCAGCGGCAATGGCTCCTCCACCCTGAACCCATCCGCGTCCAGCAGCACGCAGGGCGACCCCGCCTTCCCCGAGATGAATGGCAACGGTGCTGCCGCCCCCATGGACTTCACTGCCACCACCGAGGACCAGCCCATCAACTTATGCGACAAGCTCCCACCAGGCACTGCGATCGGCACGCCCTCCTACCCCTCGGACGGCTGCGGTGCTGATGGGCTGCGGAGCCGTGTCAAGTACGGGGTGAAGGCCACCCCCGAG TCCCCACCTTACAGCTCTGGGAGCTACGACTCCATCAAGACTGAGGTCAGTGGCTGCCCTGAAGACCTGACTGTGGGCCGGGCCCCCACGGCagacgatgatgatgatgaccatGACGACCACGAGGACAATGACAAGATGAATGACTCTGAGGGCATGGACCCCGAGCGCCTCAAGGCCTTCAAT ATGTTTGTGCGCCTCTTCGTGGACGAGAACCTGGACCGCATGGTGCCCATCTCCAAGCAGCCCAAGGAGAAGATCCAGGCCATCATCGAGTCCTGCAGCCGGCAGTTCCCCGAGTTCCAGGAGCGGGCCCGCAAGCGCATCCGCACGTACCTCAAGTCCTGCCGGCGCATGAAGAAGAACGGCATGGAGATG ACCAGACCCACGCCGCCCCACCTAACCTCCGCCATGGCAGAGAACATCCTCGCCGCCGCCTGCGAGAGCGAGACCAGGAAAGCCGCCAAGAGGATGCGCCTAGAGATCTACCAGTCCTCGCAG GACGAGCCCATAGCCCTGGACAAGCAGCACTCCCGGGACTCTGCAGCCATCACCCACTCCACCTACTCACTGCCAGCCTCCTCCTACTCCCAGGACCCTGTGTACGTCAACGGCAGCCTCAACTACAGCTACCGTGGCTACGGGGCCTTGAGCAGCAACCTGCAGCCCCCGGCTTCCCTCCAGACAGGAAATCACAGTAACG GGCCCACAGACCTCAGCATGAAAGGTGGGGCCTCCACCACCTCCACCACCCCCACGCCCACCCCCTCCAGTAACAGCACCAGCAGGACCATGCCCACCGCCCAGCTCAGCCCCACGGAGATCAGCGCTGTGCGGCAGCTCATTGCTGGCTACCGAGAGTCTGCGGCCTTCCTGCTGCGCTCTGCAGATGAACTGGAAAACCTCATTTTACAGCAGAACTGA
- the Asxl1 gene encoding polycomb group protein ASXL1 isoform X2, which translates to MKDKQKRKKERTWAEAARLVLENYSDAPMTPKQILQVIEAEGLKEMSGTSPLACLNAMLHSNSRGGEGLFFKLPGRISLFTLKKDALQWSRNPAAVEGEEPEDSADVESCGSNEASTVSGENDVSLDETSSNASCSTESQSRPLPNPRDSYRASSQANKQKKKTGVMLPRVVLTPLKVNGAHVESASGQMKRNRGEEIDFETPGSILVNTNLRALINSRTFHALPSHFQQQLLFLLPEVDRQVGTDGLLRLSSSALNNEFFTHAAQSWRDRLADGEFTHEMQVRIRQEMEKEKKVEQWKEKFFEDYYGQKLGLTKEESLQQNVDQEEANIKSGLRVPRESVRPQRGPATRQRDGHFKKRSRPDLRTRARRNLYKKQEQEQADVAKDANSVVPDVPLSKDREAKTDSAGVSSPLLPGMSSAAPGPEGPECPGEPVASRIQTEPDNLVRASASPDRIPSLSQDTADQEPKDQKRKSFEQAASASFPEKKPRLEDRQSFRNTIESVHTEKPQPTKEEPKVPPIRIQLSRIKPPWVVKGQPTYQICPRIVPITESSYRGWTGARTLADIKARALQARGARGHHCHREAATTAIGGGGGPGGGGGGATDEGGGRSSSSGDGSEACGHLEPRGAPGTLGECTSDLQRTQLLPPCPLNGEHTQAGAVMSRARREDLTSLRKEESYPLQRVPGVLTRGLEDASQPSVAPTGDQPCQALPPLSSQTPVAGKLAEQPTLQLDGRTEYESGTTSRGRGSEEQGSSVPPVNSPVQSPLGAVVLEEGAGPALDSNPTLKDPENVTPSSTPESSLAGHLQDRPFDDELRLGDSGPPVRESDGRQKALKTEALMSDSAAAWTSILLNNEVVKHSEPGSRESVPPVEPQVREDWESAATLVATSPGGLAAEKDVAPPDSLASLCTVLPHGMGGSGSDGKHVDIEKLQVNGDSEALSPHSESTDTASDFEGHLTEDSSEADISEATVTKGSSVDKDEKHDWKQSTFLSKVNSDLTLVTRTEGMVSPQSWVSRVCAVPQKIPDSLLLSSTEYQPRPLCLARPGSSVEATNPLVLQLLQGNLSLEKVLPPSHSNSKPESSQLPLLKEQSHGGPLGTGPLHGPGENTCVVDRSSPALKGLKELPLSESHEASTGLGKAEVAQASGAPQISKMVPSLDYLSPGTKLMISSGKLEEMDSKEQFSSSSFEDQKAVRECSDSHAAPGKSPGELPTSRAPCFSSPNVISCGPEQTGRAPGGQNNAGGQGKKLFGPRNVAATLQCPKPVDPTPLPAEIPPVFPSRKLGPSKNCVSDGVQTAREDWGSKPPLASVGSSKNEKTLLGGSLSANSENRKAAGHSPLELVGHLQGMPFVMDLPFWKLPQEPGKGLAQPLEPSSIPSQLNIKQAFYGKLSKFQLSSTSFNYSSSSPAFPRGLAGSVVQLSHKANFGASHSASLSLQMFTDSSTVESISLQCACSLKAMIMCQGCGAFCHDDCIGPSKLCVLCLVVR; encoded by the exons AAGGATGCCCTGCAATGGTCTCGAAATCCAGCTGCAGTGGAAGGAGAGGAGCCAGAGGACTCGGCCGATGTGGAGAGCTGTGGATCTAATGAAGCCAGCACTGTGAGTGGTGAAAACGATG TATCTCTGGATGAAACATCTTCAAATGCATCCTGTTCTACAGAATCTCAGAGTCGGCCCCTTCCCAATCCCAGGGATAGTTACAGAGCTTCCTCACAG gcaaacaaacaaaagaaaaagactgGGGTGATGCTCCCTCGAGTTGTGCTGACTCCTCTGAAGGTAAACGGGGCCCACGTGGAATCTGCATCAG GTCAAATGAAGCGCAATAGAGGGGAAGAGATAGATTTTGAGACGCCTGGGTCCATTCTTGTCAACACCAACCTCCGTGCCCTGATAAACTCTCGGACCTTCCACGCCCTGCCATCACACTTCCAGCAGCagctcctcttcctcctgcccGAAGTGGACAGACAG GTGGGGACAGATGGCCTGTTGCGCCTCAGCAGCAGCGCTCTCAATAATGAGTTTTTCACTCACGCGGCTCAGAGCTGGCGGGATCGCCTGGCTGATG GTGAATTTACTCATGAGATGCAAGTCAGAATACGACAGGAAATGGAGAAGGAAAAGAAGGTGGAACAATGGAAAGAAAAGTTCTTTGAAGACTATTACGGACAGAA ATTGGGTTTAACCAAAGAAGAGTCATTACAGCAGAATGTGGACcaggaggaggccaatatcaagaGTGGTTTGCGTGTCCCAAGAGAATCAGTGCGGCCACAGCGTGGTCCAGCCACCCGACAGCGGGATGGGCATTTTAAGAAACGCTCTCGACCAGATCTCCGAACCCGAGCCAGAAGGAATCTGTACAAAAAACAGGAGCAGGAACAAGCAGATGTTGCTAAGGATGCAAACTCTGTGGTACCTGACGTCCCCCTCTCCAAGGACAGGGAGGCTAAGACCGACTCAGCAGGGGTGAGCAGTCCCCTGCTGCCGGGCATGTCCTCTGCAGCACCTGGCCCAGAGGGTCCTGAGTGTCCAGGCGAACCTGTGGCTTCCCGAATCCAGACCGAGCCAGACAACTTGGTACGTGCCTCTGCATCTCCAGATAGAATTCCCAGCTTGTCTCAGGACACTGCGGATCAGGAGCCCAAGGATCAGAAGAGGAAGTCCTTTGAGCAGGCAGCCTCTGCGTCCTTTCCCGAAAAGAAGCCCCGGCTTGAAGATCGTCAGTCCTTTCGTAACACAATTGAAAGTGTTCACACCGAAAAGCCACAGCCCACTAAAGAGGAGCCCAAAGTCCCGCCCATCCGG ATTCAACTTTCACGTATCAAACCACCCTGGGTGGTTAAAGGTCAGCCCACTTACCAGATATGTCCCCGGATCGTCCCCATCACAGAGTCTTCCTACCGGGGCTGGACTGGTGCCAGGACCCTCGCAGACATTAAAGCCCGTGCTCTGCAGGCCCGAGGGGCGAGAGGCCACCACTGCCATCGAGAGGCGGCCACCACTGCCATCGGAGGTGGGGGTGGCCCGGGTGGAGGTGGCGGCGGGGCCACCGATGAGGGAGGTGGCAGAAGCAGCAGCAGTGGTGATGGTAGTGAGGCCTGTGGCCACCTTGAGCCCAGGGGAGCCCCGGGCACCCTTGGAGAGTGTACGTCAGATCTACAGCGAACACAACTATTGCCGCCTTGTCCTCTGAATGGGGAGCATACCCAGGCAGGAGCTGTCATGTCCAGAGCCAGGAGAGAAGACCTGACTTCTCTCAGAAAGGAAGAAAGCTACCCACTGCAGAGGGTGCCAGGTGTACTCACACGGGGGCTAGAAGATGCTTCTCAGCCCTCAGTTGCTCCCACTGGGGATCAGCCATGCCAGGCTTTGCCCCCACTGTCCTCCCAAACCCCAGTGGCTGGGAAGTTGGCAGAGCAGCCTACCTTGCAGCTAGATGGTAGAACTGAGTATGAATCTGGCACTACTTCCAGGGGAAGGGGGAGTGAGGAGCAAGGATCCAGTGTTCCTCCAGTGAACAGTCCTGTACAGTCTCCATTAGGAGCTGTTGTATTGGAAGAAGGAGCTGGCCCGGCTCTTGACAGTAATCCTACTCTGAAGGATCCGGAAAATGTGACCCCCAGTTCCACACCTGAATCGTCACTGGCTGGCCACCTGCAGGACAGACCATTTGATGATGAATTAAGACTTGGTGACTCAGGCCCACCTGTGAGGGAAAGTGATGGTAGACAGAAAGCCCTGAAAACTGAGGCTCTCATGTCTGACAGTGCTGCTGCTTGGACATCCATCCTGTTAAACAATGAGGtggtgaaacattctgagccaGGATCCAGAGAAAGTGTTCCACCTGTGGAGCCTCAGGTCAGAGAAGACTGGGAGAGCGCTGCTACCCTTGTTGCCACATCTCCTGGGGGATTGGCAGCCGAAAAGGATGTGGCACCCCCTGACAGCCTTGCTTCACTCTGCACAGTGCTCCCTCACGGCATGGGTGGCTCTGGCAGCGATGGCAAACATGTGGACATTGAGAAGCTGCAAGTCAATGGAGACTCTGAAGCACTGAGTCCTCACAGTGAATCCACAGATACAGCCTCTGACTTTGAAGGCCACCTCACTGAGGATAGCAGTGAGGCTGACATTAGTGAAGCCACAGTGACAAAGGGGTCCTCGGTGGACAAGGATGAGAAACATGATTGGAAGCAATCCACTTTCCTATCCAAGGTGAACAGTGACCTGACTCTGGTTACAAGGACAGAGGGGATGGTTTCTCCTCAGAGCTGGGTGTCTCGAGTGTGTGCGGTTCCCCAGAAGATCCCAGACTCCTTGCTGCTGTCCAGTACTGAATACCAGCCAAGACCCCTGTGCCTGGCCAGACCTGGGTCCTCAGTGGAGGCCACCAACCCACTTGTGTTGCAGTTGCTGCAGGGTAACTTGTCCCTAGAGAAGGTTCTTCCTCCATCCCACAGTAACAGCAAGCCAGAATCCTCACAACTACCACTGCTAAAAGAGCAGAGCCATGGTGGCCCCCTGGGCACAGGACCTTTGCATGGTCCTGGAGAAAACACTTGTGTGGTTGACAGAAGCAGCCCTGCTTTAAAAGGGCTGAAGGAGCTGCCCCTGTCTGAGAGCCATGAAGCAAGCACTGGTCTTGGGAAGGCAGAGGTTGCTCAGGCTTCCGGAGCACCTCAGATTTCCAAGATGGTCCCAAGTTTAGACTACCTAAGTCCAGGGACAAAGCTGATGATCTCCTCTGGGAAACTGGAAGAAATGGATTCCAAAGAGCAGTTTTCTTCCTCTAGTTTTGAAGATCAGAAGGCAGTCCGGGAGTGTAGTGATTCACATGCTGCTCCCGGCAAGAGTCCAGGAGAGCTCCCTACCTCGAGAGCGCCTTGCTTCTCATCTCCAAACGTGATCTCCTGCGGGCCAGAGCAGACAGGTAGGGCCCCGGGTGGTCAGAACAATGCTGGAGGCCAAGGGAAGAAGCTCTTTGGCCCTAGAAATGTGGCTGCAACCCTTCAGTGCCCCAAGCCTGTGGACCCCACGCCATTACCTGCTGAGATCCCTCCAGTTTTTCCCAGTAGGAAATTGGGGCCAAGCAAAAACTGTGTGTCTGATGGGGTGCAAACTGCAAGGGAAGACTGGGGTTCAAAGCCACCCCTTGCCTCTGTTGGCAGCAGCAAGAATGAAAAGACTTTATTGGGGGGTTCTCTCAGTGCAAATtcagagaacagaaaagctgctgGGCATAGTCCTCTGGAATTGGTGGGTCACTTGCAAGGGATGCCCTTTGTCATGGACCTACCCTTCTGGAAACTCCCCCAAGAGCCAGGGAAAGGGCTGGCTCAGCCCCTGGAGCCTTCTTCCATCCCCTCCCAACTCAACATCAAGCAGGCTTTTTACGGGAAGCTTTCTAAATTCCAGCTGAGTTCCACCAGCTTTAATTACTCCTCCAGCTCCCCGGCCTTTCCCAGGGGCCTGGCTGGAAGCGTGGTGCAGCTGAGCCACAAAGCAAACTTTGGTGCAAGCCACAGTGCGTCACTTTCCCTGCAGATGTTCACCGACAGCAGCACGGTGGAAAGCATCTCGCTCCAGTGTGCCTGCAGCCTGAAAGCCATGATCATGTGCCAAGGCTGTGGTGCATTCTGTCACGACGACTGTATTGGACCCTCGAAGCTCTGTGTATTGTGCCTTGTggtgagataa
- the Asxl1 gene encoding polycomb group protein ASXL1 isoform X1 codes for MKDKQKRKKERTWAEAARLVLENYSDAPMTPKQILQVIEAEGLKEMSGTSPLACLNAMLHSNSRGGEGLFFKLPGRISLFTLKKDALQWSRNPAAVEGEEPEDSADVESCGSNEASTVSGENDVSLDETSSNASCSTESQSRPLPNPRDSYRASSQANKQKKKTGVMLPRVVLTPLKVNGAHVESASGFSGRHADGESGSPSSSSSGSLALGSAAIRGQAEVARDPAPLLRGFRKPATGQMKRNRGEEIDFETPGSILVNTNLRALINSRTFHALPSHFQQQLLFLLPEVDRQVGTDGLLRLSSSALNNEFFTHAAQSWRDRLADGEFTHEMQVRIRQEMEKEKKVEQWKEKFFEDYYGQKLGLTKEESLQQNVDQEEANIKSGLRVPRESVRPQRGPATRQRDGHFKKRSRPDLRTRARRNLYKKQEQEQADVAKDANSVVPDVPLSKDREAKTDSAGVSSPLLPGMSSAAPGPEGPECPGEPVASRIQTEPDNLVRASASPDRIPSLSQDTADQEPKDQKRKSFEQAASASFPEKKPRLEDRQSFRNTIESVHTEKPQPTKEEPKVPPIRIQLSRIKPPWVVKGQPTYQICPRIVPITESSYRGWTGARTLADIKARALQARGARGHHCHREAATTAIGGGGGPGGGGGGATDEGGGRSSSSGDGSEACGHLEPRGAPGTLGECTSDLQRTQLLPPCPLNGEHTQAGAVMSRARREDLTSLRKEESYPLQRVPGVLTRGLEDASQPSVAPTGDQPCQALPPLSSQTPVAGKLAEQPTLQLDGRTEYESGTTSRGRGSEEQGSSVPPVNSPVQSPLGAVVLEEGAGPALDSNPTLKDPENVTPSSTPESSLAGHLQDRPFDDELRLGDSGPPVRESDGRQKALKTEALMSDSAAAWTSILLNNEVVKHSEPGSRESVPPVEPQVREDWESAATLVATSPGGLAAEKDVAPPDSLASLCTVLPHGMGGSGSDGKHVDIEKLQVNGDSEALSPHSESTDTASDFEGHLTEDSSEADISEATVTKGSSVDKDEKHDWKQSTFLSKVNSDLTLVTRTEGMVSPQSWVSRVCAVPQKIPDSLLLSSTEYQPRPLCLARPGSSVEATNPLVLQLLQGNLSLEKVLPPSHSNSKPESSQLPLLKEQSHGGPLGTGPLHGPGENTCVVDRSSPALKGLKELPLSESHEASTGLGKAEVAQASGAPQISKMVPSLDYLSPGTKLMISSGKLEEMDSKEQFSSSSFEDQKAVRECSDSHAAPGKSPGELPTSRAPCFSSPNVISCGPEQTGRAPGGQNNAGGQGKKLFGPRNVAATLQCPKPVDPTPLPAEIPPVFPSRKLGPSKNCVSDGVQTAREDWGSKPPLASVGSSKNEKTLLGGSLSANSENRKAAGHSPLELVGHLQGMPFVMDLPFWKLPQEPGKGLAQPLEPSSIPSQLNIKQAFYGKLSKFQLSSTSFNYSSSSPAFPRGLAGSVVQLSHKANFGASHSASLSLQMFTDSSTVESISLQCACSLKAMIMCQGCGAFCHDDCIGPSKLCVLCLVVR; via the exons AAGGATGCCCTGCAATGGTCTCGAAATCCAGCTGCAGTGGAAGGAGAGGAGCCAGAGGACTCGGCCGATGTGGAGAGCTGTGGATCTAATGAAGCCAGCACTGTGAGTGGTGAAAACGATG TATCTCTGGATGAAACATCTTCAAATGCATCCTGTTCTACAGAATCTCAGAGTCGGCCCCTTCCCAATCCCAGGGATAGTTACAGAGCTTCCTCACAG gcaaacaaacaaaagaaaaagactgGGGTGATGCTCCCTCGAGTTGTGCTGACTCCTCTGAAGGTAAACGGGGCCCACGTGGAATCTGCATCAG GGTTCTCGGGCCGCCACGCCGATGGCGAGAGTGGCAGCCCGTCCAGCAGCAGCAGCGGCTCTCTGGCCCTGGGCAGCGCTGCTATTCGTGGCCAGGCCGAGGTCGCCCGGGACCCTGCCCCGCTCCTGAGAGGCTTCCGGAAGCCAGCCACAG GTCAAATGAAGCGCAATAGAGGGGAAGAGATAGATTTTGAGACGCCTGGGTCCATTCTTGTCAACACCAACCTCCGTGCCCTGATAAACTCTCGGACCTTCCACGCCCTGCCATCACACTTCCAGCAGCagctcctcttcctcctgcccGAAGTGGACAGACAG GTGGGGACAGATGGCCTGTTGCGCCTCAGCAGCAGCGCTCTCAATAATGAGTTTTTCACTCACGCGGCTCAGAGCTGGCGGGATCGCCTGGCTGATG GTGAATTTACTCATGAGATGCAAGTCAGAATACGACAGGAAATGGAGAAGGAAAAGAAGGTGGAACAATGGAAAGAAAAGTTCTTTGAAGACTATTACGGACAGAA ATTGGGTTTAACCAAAGAAGAGTCATTACAGCAGAATGTGGACcaggaggaggccaatatcaagaGTGGTTTGCGTGTCCCAAGAGAATCAGTGCGGCCACAGCGTGGTCCAGCCACCCGACAGCGGGATGGGCATTTTAAGAAACGCTCTCGACCAGATCTCCGAACCCGAGCCAGAAGGAATCTGTACAAAAAACAGGAGCAGGAACAAGCAGATGTTGCTAAGGATGCAAACTCTGTGGTACCTGACGTCCCCCTCTCCAAGGACAGGGAGGCTAAGACCGACTCAGCAGGGGTGAGCAGTCCCCTGCTGCCGGGCATGTCCTCTGCAGCACCTGGCCCAGAGGGTCCTGAGTGTCCAGGCGAACCTGTGGCTTCCCGAATCCAGACCGAGCCAGACAACTTGGTACGTGCCTCTGCATCTCCAGATAGAATTCCCAGCTTGTCTCAGGACACTGCGGATCAGGAGCCCAAGGATCAGAAGAGGAAGTCCTTTGAGCAGGCAGCCTCTGCGTCCTTTCCCGAAAAGAAGCCCCGGCTTGAAGATCGTCAGTCCTTTCGTAACACAATTGAAAGTGTTCACACCGAAAAGCCACAGCCCACTAAAGAGGAGCCCAAAGTCCCGCCCATCCGG ATTCAACTTTCACGTATCAAACCACCCTGGGTGGTTAAAGGTCAGCCCACTTACCAGATATGTCCCCGGATCGTCCCCATCACAGAGTCTTCCTACCGGGGCTGGACTGGTGCCAGGACCCTCGCAGACATTAAAGCCCGTGCTCTGCAGGCCCGAGGGGCGAGAGGCCACCACTGCCATCGAGAGGCGGCCACCACTGCCATCGGAGGTGGGGGTGGCCCGGGTGGAGGTGGCGGCGGGGCCACCGATGAGGGAGGTGGCAGAAGCAGCAGCAGTGGTGATGGTAGTGAGGCCTGTGGCCACCTTGAGCCCAGGGGAGCCCCGGGCACCCTTGGAGAGTGTACGTCAGATCTACAGCGAACACAACTATTGCCGCCTTGTCCTCTGAATGGGGAGCATACCCAGGCAGGAGCTGTCATGTCCAGAGCCAGGAGAGAAGACCTGACTTCTCTCAGAAAGGAAGAAAGCTACCCACTGCAGAGGGTGCCAGGTGTACTCACACGGGGGCTAGAAGATGCTTCTCAGCCCTCAGTTGCTCCCACTGGGGATCAGCCATGCCAGGCTTTGCCCCCACTGTCCTCCCAAACCCCAGTGGCTGGGAAGTTGGCAGAGCAGCCTACCTTGCAGCTAGATGGTAGAACTGAGTATGAATCTGGCACTACTTCCAGGGGAAGGGGGAGTGAGGAGCAAGGATCCAGTGTTCCTCCAGTGAACAGTCCTGTACAGTCTCCATTAGGAGCTGTTGTATTGGAAGAAGGAGCTGGCCCGGCTCTTGACAGTAATCCTACTCTGAAGGATCCGGAAAATGTGACCCCCAGTTCCACACCTGAATCGTCACTGGCTGGCCACCTGCAGGACAGACCATTTGATGATGAATTAAGACTTGGTGACTCAGGCCCACCTGTGAGGGAAAGTGATGGTAGACAGAAAGCCCTGAAAACTGAGGCTCTCATGTCTGACAGTGCTGCTGCTTGGACATCCATCCTGTTAAACAATGAGGtggtgaaacattctgagccaGGATCCAGAGAAAGTGTTCCACCTGTGGAGCCTCAGGTCAGAGAAGACTGGGAGAGCGCTGCTACCCTTGTTGCCACATCTCCTGGGGGATTGGCAGCCGAAAAGGATGTGGCACCCCCTGACAGCCTTGCTTCACTCTGCACAGTGCTCCCTCACGGCATGGGTGGCTCTGGCAGCGATGGCAAACATGTGGACATTGAGAAGCTGCAAGTCAATGGAGACTCTGAAGCACTGAGTCCTCACAGTGAATCCACAGATACAGCCTCTGACTTTGAAGGCCACCTCACTGAGGATAGCAGTGAGGCTGACATTAGTGAAGCCACAGTGACAAAGGGGTCCTCGGTGGACAAGGATGAGAAACATGATTGGAAGCAATCCACTTTCCTATCCAAGGTGAACAGTGACCTGACTCTGGTTACAAGGACAGAGGGGATGGTTTCTCCTCAGAGCTGGGTGTCTCGAGTGTGTGCGGTTCCCCAGAAGATCCCAGACTCCTTGCTGCTGTCCAGTACTGAATACCAGCCAAGACCCCTGTGCCTGGCCAGACCTGGGTCCTCAGTGGAGGCCACCAACCCACTTGTGTTGCAGTTGCTGCAGGGTAACTTGTCCCTAGAGAAGGTTCTTCCTCCATCCCACAGTAACAGCAAGCCAGAATCCTCACAACTACCACTGCTAAAAGAGCAGAGCCATGGTGGCCCCCTGGGCACAGGACCTTTGCATGGTCCTGGAGAAAACACTTGTGTGGTTGACAGAAGCAGCCCTGCTTTAAAAGGGCTGAAGGAGCTGCCCCTGTCTGAGAGCCATGAAGCAAGCACTGGTCTTGGGAAGGCAGAGGTTGCTCAGGCTTCCGGAGCACCTCAGATTTCCAAGATGGTCCCAAGTTTAGACTACCTAAGTCCAGGGACAAAGCTGATGATCTCCTCTGGGAAACTGGAAGAAATGGATTCCAAAGAGCAGTTTTCTTCCTCTAGTTTTGAAGATCAGAAGGCAGTCCGGGAGTGTAGTGATTCACATGCTGCTCCCGGCAAGAGTCCAGGAGAGCTCCCTACCTCGAGAGCGCCTTGCTTCTCATCTCCAAACGTGATCTCCTGCGGGCCAGAGCAGACAGGTAGGGCCCCGGGTGGTCAGAACAATGCTGGAGGCCAAGGGAAGAAGCTCTTTGGCCCTAGAAATGTGGCTGCAACCCTTCAGTGCCCCAAGCCTGTGGACCCCACGCCATTACCTGCTGAGATCCCTCCAGTTTTTCCCAGTAGGAAATTGGGGCCAAGCAAAAACTGTGTGTCTGATGGGGTGCAAACTGCAAGGGAAGACTGGGGTTCAAAGCCACCCCTTGCCTCTGTTGGCAGCAGCAAGAATGAAAAGACTTTATTGGGGGGTTCTCTCAGTGCAAATtcagagaacagaaaagctgctgGGCATAGTCCTCTGGAATTGGTGGGTCACTTGCAAGGGATGCCCTTTGTCATGGACCTACCCTTCTGGAAACTCCCCCAAGAGCCAGGGAAAGGGCTGGCTCAGCCCCTGGAGCCTTCTTCCATCCCCTCCCAACTCAACATCAAGCAGGCTTTTTACGGGAAGCTTTCTAAATTCCAGCTGAGTTCCACCAGCTTTAATTACTCCTCCAGCTCCCCGGCCTTTCCCAGGGGCCTGGCTGGAAGCGTGGTGCAGCTGAGCCACAAAGCAAACTTTGGTGCAAGCCACAGTGCGTCACTTTCCCTGCAGATGTTCACCGACAGCAGCACGGTGGAAAGCATCTCGCTCCAGTGTGCCTGCAGCCTGAAAGCCATGATCATGTGCCAAGGCTGTGGTGCATTCTGTCACGACGACTGTATTGGACCCTCGAAGCTCTGTGTATTGTGCCTTGTggtgagataa